One window of the Desulforhopalus sp. genome contains the following:
- the folD gene encoding bifunctional methylenetetrahydrofolate dehydrogenase/methenyltetrahydrofolate cyclohydrolase FolD produces the protein MTAEIISGTKIREEILAELKQEVEAMKAKTGKVPGLVTILVGKSPASISYVTLKVKTAIGLGFNEIQDDQPDTISEEALLALIDKYNKDPNIHGILVQLPLPKHIDDKKVLNAIDPDKDVDAFHPVNVGRLMIGGDEVRFLPCTPAGIQELIVRSGTETSGAEVVVVGRSNIVGKPIAMMMAQKGKGANSTVTIVHTRTKDLASHCKRADILIVAAGVPDLVKPEWIKPGSTVIDVGVNRVGMNEKTGKAILKGDVDFEKAKEIAGKITPVPGGVGPMTITMLMKNTLASAKKSLGL, from the coding sequence ATGACTGCTGAAATTATTAGTGGAACCAAGATTCGAGAAGAAATTCTTGCCGAATTGAAACAGGAAGTCGAGGCGATGAAAGCCAAAACCGGCAAGGTCCCGGGCCTGGTGACCATCCTCGTCGGCAAAAGCCCCGCCTCCATCAGCTATGTCACCCTGAAAGTAAAAACCGCGATAGGCCTCGGATTCAATGAAATCCAGGACGATCAACCGGATACCATCTCCGAAGAGGCCCTGCTCGCCCTGATCGACAAATATAACAAAGATCCGAATATTCATGGCATTCTGGTGCAGTTACCCCTGCCGAAACACATCGATGACAAGAAAGTTCTTAACGCTATCGATCCCGACAAGGACGTTGACGCCTTCCATCCGGTCAACGTCGGCAGATTAATGATCGGCGGCGACGAGGTTCGCTTCCTGCCCTGCACGCCGGCCGGTATCCAGGAACTCATCGTTCGTTCCGGCACTGAAACCTCCGGCGCCGAGGTGGTGGTTGTCGGCCGTTCGAACATCGTCGGCAAGCCGATTGCCATGATGATGGCGCAAAAAGGCAAAGGTGCCAACAGCACCGTTACCATTGTTCACACACGCACCAAGGACCTTGCCTCCCACTGCAAACGCGCTGACATTCTCATCGTCGCAGCCGGTGTTCCGGATCTGGTAAAACCGGAATGGATCAAACCTGGGTCAACGGTTATTGATGTCGGTGTCAATCGTGTCGGCATGAATGAGAAAACCGGAAAAGCCATTCTCAAGGGCGATGTTGACTTTGAGAAAGCTAAGGAAATTGCCGGAAAAATCACACCGGTACCTGGTGGAGTCGGCCCAATGACCATCACCATGTTGATGAAAAACACCCTCGCCTCAGCCAAGAAGAGCCTCGGACTGTAA
- a CDS encoding methylenetetrahydrofolate reductase, which produces METKTNSKLEKIFKSGVMAVTSECGPPRSSDPAHIIAKGHIIKNHVDAINITDNQTAVTRLCSLAACIHLKLQGMEPVLQMVVRDRNRIALQADILGAASFGINNVLCLSGDHQSFGDHPKSQNVFDLDSMQLVQTVRHMRDEGKFLSGEEIKRPPSLFVGAAANPFADPFKIRVPRLAKKIAAGAEFIQTQCVYNLDKFELWMKGVVERGLHEQVYIMPGITPMRSVGMAKYMARAVPGMDVPEELIKRLSGVPKEKQAEEGITIAVESIQRLKECKGVSGFHIMAIEWEDKVPEIVERSGLYPRPVVE; this is translated from the coding sequence GTGGAAACCAAAACCAACAGCAAACTTGAGAAAATCTTTAAGAGTGGTGTTATGGCGGTTACCAGCGAGTGCGGTCCGCCCCGTTCAAGTGACCCTGCCCATATCATCGCCAAGGGTCATATAATAAAAAATCATGTCGATGCTATTAATATCACTGACAATCAGACAGCGGTTACCAGGCTATGCAGCCTTGCAGCCTGTATCCATCTAAAGTTGCAGGGAATGGAGCCGGTTTTGCAAATGGTTGTGCGTGACCGGAATCGGATTGCCCTGCAGGCCGACATACTCGGTGCTGCGTCTTTTGGTATTAATAACGTGCTATGCCTTTCCGGCGACCATCAGAGTTTCGGTGATCATCCAAAGTCGCAGAATGTCTTTGATCTGGATTCCATGCAGCTTGTTCAGACTGTCCGGCATATGCGCGATGAGGGCAAGTTCCTCAGTGGCGAGGAAATCAAGCGCCCCCCCAGCCTCTTCGTTGGTGCGGCGGCTAATCCTTTCGCTGATCCCTTCAAGATCAGGGTTCCGCGTCTGGCTAAAAAAATCGCCGCTGGTGCCGAATTCATTCAAACCCAGTGTGTCTACAACCTCGACAAGTTTGAACTGTGGATGAAGGGTGTTGTCGAAAGGGGCTTGCATGAGCAGGTGTATATTATGCCTGGTATCACCCCCATGCGGTCAGTGGGTATGGCAAAATACATGGCCCGCGCCGTACCGGGAATGGATGTACCCGAGGAGCTTATCAAGCGACTCTCGGGAGTTCCCAAAGAAAAGCAGGCGGAAGAGGGAATCACTATCGCTGTTGAGTCTATTCAGCGTTTGAAGGAATGCAAAGGAGTCAGTGGCTTCCATATTATGGCTATTGAGTGGGAAGACAAAGTACCCGAGATAGTTGAAAGATCTGGTCTGTATCCACGACCGGTCGTTGAGTAG
- a CDS encoding DJ-1/PfpI family protein: MDKKILVPLAEGFEMLEALSIVDVFRRAGAHVDLAAVGEDLQVTSSHHVTVTADLFLAQCCNEIYDLIVLPGGIPGAQNLQKSELLVELLKNQESANRLYGAICAAPALVLEHHGLLAGKNATCHPGFVEKLSSQAYADERVVVDKNCVTSRGAGTSIEFSLALLGMVMGSEKKQAVAKGMAI; the protein is encoded by the coding sequence ATGGATAAGAAAATTCTCGTACCCTTGGCCGAAGGCTTTGAGATGCTGGAGGCACTGAGTATTGTCGACGTCTTTCGCCGGGCCGGTGCTCACGTCGACTTGGCCGCCGTCGGTGAAGATCTGCAGGTAACCTCTTCCCATCACGTTACGGTTACGGCAGATCTATTTCTTGCTCAATGTTGTAACGAAATCTACGACTTGATTGTATTACCCGGCGGTATCCCCGGGGCGCAGAACCTGCAAAAATCGGAGCTCCTCGTGGAACTCCTGAAAAATCAAGAGAGTGCCAACAGGCTGTATGGGGCAATCTGCGCGGCACCGGCCCTGGTGCTTGAGCATCATGGGCTCTTGGCAGGTAAGAATGCCACCTGTCATCCCGGCTTTGTCGAGAAACTCAGCTCGCAGGCTTATGCCGACGAAAGGGTGGTAGTCGACAAAAATTGTGTCACCTCAAGAGGAGCGGGCACCTCTATTGAATTTTCCTTGGCCCTCCTCGGTATGGTCATGGGTTCGGAGAAAAAACAGGCAGTGGCCAAGGGCATGGCAATTTGA
- a CDS encoding DUF2237 domain-containing protein, with protein sequence MTSQKNVLGTALEMCSIEPMTGFTREGSCKVTADDYGVHGVCVEVTEDFLEFSKIRGNDLSTANPLGGFPGLRPGDRWCLCAARWREALEHGVAPRVNLAATHEIALNYVSLEDLLAYSIENGYS encoded by the coding sequence ATGACCTCACAGAAAAACGTTCTCGGCACAGCACTGGAGATGTGCAGCATCGAACCGATGACCGGCTTTACCCGCGAAGGCAGCTGCAAGGTAACTGCCGATGATTACGGCGTGCATGGAGTTTGCGTCGAGGTTACCGAGGACTTCCTGGAATTCTCAAAAATACGAGGCAACGACCTCTCAACGGCAAATCCGCTCGGTGGCTTTCCCGGTCTGCGCCCCGGTGATCGCTGGTGTCTTTGTGCCGCAAGGTGGCGTGAAGCTTTGGAGCATGGAGTGGCGCCACGGGTGAATCTGGCGGCAACCCATGAGATTGCGTTGAATTATGTGTCTCTTGAGGATCTCCTCGCCTATTCGATCGAAAACGGATACAGCTGA
- a CDS encoding hydrogenase iron-sulfur subunit — protein sequence MGIDAEKIEEPKSPEKQQDIPSDWKANIIAFACHYCAFAAADLAGVMRLSYPPNVKVVRLPCTGKLDQVYILRAFERGIDGVFTAGULEGQCHFLEGNLNAAKRVKKVKDMLHMIGIDPARLEFFNLSAAQGPRWAEICTEFSKKISAMGPSPIWFALQKKKVSTENEKQAA from the coding sequence ATGGGGATTGACGCAGAAAAAATTGAAGAACCGAAAAGTCCGGAAAAACAACAGGATATTCCCTCCGACTGGAAAGCCAACATAATTGCTTTTGCTTGTCATTATTGCGCTTTTGCAGCCGCTGATCTGGCAGGGGTCATGCGCTTGTCGTATCCACCCAATGTCAAAGTGGTTCGCCTGCCCTGCACTGGCAAGCTCGACCAGGTTTATATCTTGCGAGCCTTTGAGCGTGGCATCGACGGTGTCTTTACCGCCGGCTGACTTGAGGGACAATGTCATTTCCTGGAAGGAAATTTGAATGCTGCCAAAAGAGTTAAGAAGGTCAAAGACATGTTGCATATGATCGGCATTGATCCGGCCCGGTTGGAGTTTTTTAACCTTTCTGCTGCGCAGGGACCAAGGTGGGCCGAGATCTGCACTGAGTTTAGTAAAAAAATCAGTGCAATGGGACCATCGCCCATATGGTTTGCCCTTCAAAAGAAAAAAGTGTCCACGGAGAATGAAAAACAGGCCGCCTGA
- a CDS encoding FAD-dependent oxidoreductase has protein sequence MTRITPQQDNKDRIGAVLVVGSGIGGMQASLDLANSGLMVHMINDEPSIGGTMSRLDKTFPTGDCAMCMISPRMVESSRHANIKMHTMTRVLKVSGEEGNFTVTLEQKARYVDPDRCTGCGACEPECPSKVSNFFNQGLDKRKAIYALFPQAVPNTRAIDAAHCLYLTKGVCRKCEKVCDAKAINYEDKDKQFDVKVGSIVLTPGLKTYQPEIRQELGYGKAKNIVTSLQFERLLSASGPCSGVVARPSDGRHPKRLAWVQCVGSRNSHNANPWCSSVCCMYAAKQSIIAKEHDKEVQSTVFYMELRAFGKDFDKYIEKAKRDAGVIYKRAMISEIIEDPKTGNLLIHSVGEDGKVVHEEFDMVILSIGFEPRNDAAEFSKIFGIDTDTYGFAQTSKLRPVETSRNGVYVAGTYQGPKDIPETVIQGSGAAAGAMALLGDRRGTEVTKVVLPDERDITSEEPRVGVIVCHCGTNIAGTVDVKRVAETAAKEPGVVHAETIIYACAPDGQQKIRDLIKDKGLNRVVVASCTPRTHSPLFQDTIREVGLNRFLFELADIREQCSWCHMHDNENATKKAIEIVNMIVAKTKRLLPVTSASVGVTHTALIIGGGIAGMTSALSLVDQGYGVHLVERSETLGGLLRNVRANLEGDDVKAFLADTIKKVESSPAITVHLSATVDKVDGFVGNFVTTLTNGQTVNHGAILIATGGTEYSPEEYGYKDSEKIITQRELETLLAEKGPDNQKTYVMIQCVGSREEPNNYCSRICCQDALKNSIAIKEKAPDAQVVVLYRDMRSYGLKEEYYRKARDLGVLFFLYVPEEKPQVEPAGDKVRVTLAGKVLGREMVIDADHVILSTGLRPQPDGDEFAKKFKLTCNIDGFLLEAHVKLRPVDFPSEGFFLAGLAHAPKNLEETVSQALAAAGRTGALLSHESLTVSGVISKHNRNICMSCLACVKKCPFGAPFIDTDGRVSHNEVKCTGCGICAGVCPAKAYQVNYFRDDQLLAMIESVTEMH, from the coding sequence GTGACCAGGATTACTCCGCAGCAAGACAACAAGGACAGGATAGGTGCAGTTTTGGTGGTTGGTTCAGGTATTGGAGGTATGCAGGCCTCCCTGGATCTTGCCAACAGCGGCCTGATGGTTCACATGATCAATGATGAGCCCTCGATCGGCGGGACGATGTCCCGGCTGGACAAAACCTTTCCCACCGGCGACTGTGCCATGTGTATGATTTCACCGCGCATGGTTGAATCAAGTCGCCACGCCAATATTAAAATGCACACCATGACTCGGGTTTTGAAGGTTTCCGGCGAGGAAGGTAATTTTACCGTGACCCTCGAACAGAAAGCCCGGTATGTTGATCCCGACCGTTGCACCGGCTGTGGTGCCTGCGAGCCGGAATGTCCTTCAAAGGTATCCAATTTCTTCAATCAGGGCCTCGATAAACGAAAGGCTATATACGCCTTGTTCCCCCAGGCGGTGCCCAATACCCGGGCGATTGATGCCGCTCATTGTTTATATCTCACCAAGGGCGTCTGCCGTAAATGTGAGAAGGTCTGCGATGCTAAGGCTATTAATTACGAAGACAAGGACAAACAGTTCGACGTAAAGGTCGGTTCGATTGTCCTTACCCCCGGTCTGAAAACCTACCAGCCGGAGATCCGTCAGGAACTCGGCTATGGCAAGGCAAAAAATATCGTCACCTCGCTGCAGTTTGAAAGGCTTCTTTCTGCCTCCGGTCCGTGCAGTGGCGTTGTTGCCAGGCCTTCGGACGGCCGCCATCCCAAACGGCTGGCTTGGGTGCAGTGCGTGGGTTCTCGAAACTCCCACAACGCCAACCCCTGGTGCTCTTCGGTGTGCTGCATGTACGCCGCCAAACAATCGATTATTGCCAAGGAGCATGATAAAGAGGTTCAGTCCACCGTTTTTTATATGGAACTGCGAGCCTTTGGCAAGGATTTTGACAAGTATATTGAAAAGGCCAAGAGGGATGCCGGGGTCATTTACAAACGAGCTATGATCTCCGAGATTATAGAAGACCCAAAGACCGGTAATCTTCTCATCCACTCGGTCGGCGAAGACGGCAAGGTGGTACACGAAGAATTTGATATGGTCATTCTTTCCATCGGCTTTGAACCTCGCAACGACGCCGCCGAGTTCTCAAAGATCTTTGGTATCGATACGGATACCTACGGTTTTGCCCAGACGTCGAAACTACGGCCGGTCGAGACCTCCAGGAACGGGGTGTATGTGGCGGGTACCTACCAGGGACCAAAGGACATCCCGGAGACGGTCATCCAGGGCAGCGGCGCTGCGGCAGGGGCCATGGCTTTACTCGGAGATCGCCGGGGGACCGAGGTAACAAAGGTAGTACTGCCTGATGAACGGGACATTACCTCGGAAGAACCACGGGTCGGCGTCATTGTCTGCCATTGCGGCACGAACATTGCCGGTACTGTCGATGTAAAGCGGGTGGCAGAGACGGCGGCAAAGGAGCCGGGCGTTGTTCATGCCGAGACAATCATTTACGCCTGTGCCCCGGACGGTCAGCAGAAGATTCGGGATCTCATCAAGGATAAGGGTTTGAACCGGGTTGTTGTTGCATCGTGCACGCCACGAACCCATTCGCCGCTTTTTCAGGATACCATCCGCGAGGTTGGCCTCAATAGGTTTCTGTTTGAATTGGCGGATATTCGTGAGCAGTGTTCCTGGTGTCATATGCACGACAACGAGAATGCCACCAAAAAGGCGATTGAAATCGTCAATATGATCGTTGCCAAAACCAAGCGACTTTTACCGGTGACCTCAGCGTCGGTTGGTGTCACCCACACCGCCTTGATCATCGGTGGTGGGATTGCCGGCATGACCTCGGCCCTTTCTCTTGTTGACCAGGGCTATGGGGTACATCTGGTTGAGCGGTCCGAGACATTGGGAGGACTGTTGCGGAATGTGCGTGCCAATCTTGAGGGCGATGATGTCAAGGCATTTCTTGCCGATACCATTAAGAAAGTCGAGAGTAGCCCGGCGATAACCGTTCACTTGTCGGCGACAGTAGACAAGGTCGATGGTTTTGTCGGAAATTTTGTGACAACGTTGACCAATGGTCAGACCGTCAACCATGGGGCCATTCTCATTGCTACCGGTGGAACGGAGTACAGTCCGGAAGAATACGGCTACAAGGATTCCGAAAAGATTATCACCCAGCGGGAACTCGAAACCCTGCTGGCTGAAAAGGGACCGGACAACCAGAAGACCTATGTGATGATTCAGTGTGTTGGCTCACGCGAGGAACCCAATAATTACTGTTCGCGGATCTGCTGCCAGGATGCACTGAAAAACAGCATTGCTATTAAGGAAAAGGCTCCTGATGCTCAGGTCGTGGTGCTTTATCGGGATATGCGGTCGTATGGCCTCAAAGAAGAATATTACCGTAAGGCACGCGATCTTGGTGTGCTGTTCTTTCTTTATGTTCCGGAGGAAAAACCACAGGTTGAGCCGGCCGGTGATAAGGTCAGGGTGACCTTGGCAGGCAAGGTGCTTGGCCGGGAGATGGTCATCGATGCCGACCACGTGATCCTTTCAACAGGACTTAGGCCGCAGCCGGATGGCGATGAGTTTGCCAAAAAGTTCAAGCTTACTTGCAATATTGATGGTTTTCTCCTTGAGGCTCACGTCAAGCTGCGCCCGGTCGATTTCCCCAGCGAAGGATTTTTCCTGGCCGGACTGGCGCACGCACCGAAGAATCTCGAGGAGACGGTGAGTCAGGCTTTGGCCGCCGCTGGTCGTACCGGGGCCTTGCTGTCGCACGAGAGTCTGACCGTTTCCGGTGTCATTTCCAAGCATAACCGCAATATATGCATGTCCTGTCTGGCCTGCGTAAAGAAATGTCCGTTCGGTGCGCCGTTTATCGATACCGATGGCCGGGTCAGTCACAACGAGGTGAAATGCACCGGCTGCGGGATTTGTGCTGGAGTGTGTCCTGCCAAGGCCTATCAGGTAAATTATTTCCGGGACGATCAGCTTCTTGCTATGATCGAATCGGTTACCGAGATGCATTGA
- a CDS encoding formate--tetrahydrofolate ligase has product MVLDPTKHADWEIAQDAEKTMLTIYEIGEKLGLTKEELLPQGHYIAKIDFQKVLKRLKDKPDGKYIDVTAITPTPLGEGKSTSSMGLVQGLGKIGKSVCAAIRQPSGGPTMNIKGSAAGGGLAQCIPLTPFSLGFTGDINAIMNAHNLAMVALTSRMQHERNYNDEQLERLSGMKRLDIDPTNVAMGWIMDFCCQALRNIIIGIDGVNGKTDGFMMKSKFGIAVSSEVMAILAMATDLKDMRERMGKIVVAYSKTGKAITTEDLQVAGAMTAWMVDAINPSLMQTLEGQPVIVHAGPFANIAIGQSSIIADRIGLKLADYHVTESGFGADIGFEKFWNLKCRYSGLIPNCVVIVATIRALKCHGGAPVPVPGKPMPAEYKTENVDWVAKGCANLIHHIRNVRKAGIPSVVCINAFYTDTDAEIAKVRELCEAEGSRVALSRHWEKGGEGAIEFAKTVVEACEEKSNFKLLYSLDMPIKERIELIAKEVYGADGVDYSGEANKAIDRIQADPKLAGLGMCMVKTHLSLSDNPALKGVPKGWRLTIREVLTYGGAGFIVPVAGTISLMPGTSSNPAFKRVDVNLETGKVEGVF; this is encoded by the coding sequence ATGGTTTTAGATCCTACCAAGCATGCGGACTGGGAAATTGCACAAGATGCGGAAAAAACGATGTTAACGATCTATGAGATCGGCGAGAAACTCGGCTTGACCAAGGAAGAGTTGCTCCCCCAGGGTCACTACATTGCTAAAATTGACTTCCAAAAAGTACTCAAAAGATTGAAGGACAAACCGGACGGCAAATACATTGATGTTACAGCAATTACCCCAACCCCGCTTGGCGAGGGAAAATCTACCTCTTCCATGGGCCTGGTTCAAGGCTTAGGCAAAATAGGCAAGAGCGTTTGTGCCGCGATCCGTCAGCCATCCGGTGGCCCGACCATGAATATCAAGGGATCGGCAGCCGGTGGTGGTCTTGCCCAGTGCATTCCGCTCACCCCCTTCTCGCTCGGCTTCACCGGCGACATCAACGCCATCATGAACGCCCACAACTTAGCGATGGTTGCTTTGACCTCCCGTATGCAGCATGAAAGAAACTACAACGACGAACAGCTGGAAAGATTGTCCGGCATGAAGCGTCTTGACATCGATCCTACCAACGTTGCTATGGGTTGGATTATGGATTTCTGCTGCCAGGCCCTCCGCAACATCATTATCGGTATTGACGGGGTTAACGGCAAAACCGATGGCTTCATGATGAAATCCAAGTTCGGTATCGCCGTTTCTTCGGAAGTTATGGCGATCCTCGCCATGGCCACCGACCTGAAAGACATGCGTGAAAGAATGGGCAAGATCGTTGTTGCCTACTCGAAAACCGGCAAAGCAATCACCACTGAAGATCTGCAGGTTGCCGGAGCAATGACCGCATGGATGGTTGATGCCATCAACCCGTCCCTCATGCAGACCCTCGAAGGCCAGCCGGTTATCGTTCATGCCGGACCTTTCGCCAACATCGCTATCGGCCAGAGCTCTATTATCGCCGACCGCATTGGCCTTAAACTTGCCGATTACCATGTAACCGAGTCCGGATTTGGCGCCGATATCGGCTTCGAGAAATTCTGGAACCTGAAATGCCGCTACTCCGGCCTTATTCCCAATTGTGTAGTTATCGTTGCCACAATCCGGGCACTCAAATGCCACGGTGGTGCACCCGTTCCCGTTCCCGGCAAACCAATGCCGGCCGAATATAAAACCGAAAACGTTGACTGGGTTGCCAAAGGTTGCGCCAATCTCATCCATCATATCCGCAATGTCCGCAAGGCCGGTATTCCCTCGGTTGTCTGCATCAATGCCTTCTACACCGATACCGACGCGGAGATCGCCAAGGTTCGTGAGCTGTGTGAAGCGGAAGGCTCCCGCGTTGCACTGTCCAGGCATTGGGAGAAAGGCGGCGAAGGTGCCATCGAATTCGCCAAGACCGTTGTAGAAGCCTGCGAAGAGAAGTCCAACTTTAAGTTACTCTATAGTCTTGATATGCCGATCAAGGAAAGAATTGAGCTCATCGCCAAGGAAGTTTACGGCGCCGACGGTGTCGATTATTCCGGCGAGGCCAACAAGGCAATCGATAGGATTCAGGCCGATCCAAAACTTGCCGGCCTCGGCATGTGTATGGTTAAGACCCACCTGTCACTCTCCGACAACCCGGCCCTGAAGGGTGTGCCCAAGGGCTGGCGGTTAACCATCCGGGAAGTTCTCACCTACGGTGGTGCTGGATTTATCGTTCCCGTTGCCGGAACCATCAGCCTCATGCCCGGCACAAGCTCCAACCCGGCGTTCAAGCGCGTTGACGTCAATCTGGAAACCGGTAAGGTTGAGGGTGTATTCTAA
- a CDS encoding methylenetetrahydrofolate reductase C-terminal domain-containing protein has protein sequence MIVGQQKPFDEIWGMVKDHKQLTVFGCNTCVAVCHQGGNKEAEILASLLRMRATQEGVEIEIKNGGIERQCEHPFFESAKDLLDSSEAILSMACGIGVQFVAEKYMSTPVYPALNTTFLGDVKTDWHFTEKCQACGDCILGITGGVCPVSRCCKRLFNGPCGGSSKGKCEISKELDCAWQLVVDRLEALGKLNDYEKITPIKDWSKDRAGGPRSFKLEGF, from the coding sequence ATGATAGTAGGACAGCAAAAACCGTTTGATGAAATATGGGGGATGGTTAAGGACCATAAACAGCTCACCGTATTCGGGTGTAATACCTGCGTTGCCGTGTGCCACCAAGGTGGCAACAAAGAGGCGGAGATTCTCGCCTCCCTGTTGCGGATGCGGGCTACCCAGGAAGGTGTCGAGATTGAAATTAAGAACGGCGGTATTGAGAGACAGTGCGAACATCCGTTCTTCGAGTCAGCCAAAGATCTTCTGGATAGTTCAGAGGCGATCCTCAGCATGGCCTGTGGTATCGGTGTGCAGTTTGTCGCTGAAAAATATATGAGTACCCCAGTGTATCCGGCTTTGAACACCACGTTTCTCGGTGATGTAAAGACCGACTGGCATTTTACTGAAAAATGCCAAGCCTGTGGCGATTGCATCCTCGGTATCACCGGCGGTGTCTGTCCGGTCAGCCGTTGTTGTAAGCGACTCTTCAACGGTCCGTGTGGAGGGTCTTCCAAGGGCAAATGCGAGATTTCCAAGGAATTGGATTGTGCCTGGCAGTTGGTTGTCGATCGCCTCGAAGCCCTTGGCAAACTTAATGATTATGAGAAGATAACCCCTATTAAAGATTGGTCGAAAGATCGTGCAGGCGGGCCTCGGTCATTTAAATTGGAGGGCTTTTAA
- a CDS encoding CooT family nickel-binding protein, translating to MCQTSVMMEKDGGVELLLENVTNLEVLSDSLSITTLFEGTTSWPGVAIRRIDFSAGKVYLYRK from the coding sequence ATGTGTCAGACAAGCGTAATGATGGAAAAAGATGGTGGCGTGGAGTTGCTTTTGGAAAATGTCACAAACCTTGAAGTGTTAAGTGACAGTTTAAGTATTACCACCTTGTTTGAGGGTACGACTTCATGGCCGGGGGTGGCGATTCGTCGTATCGACTTTTCTGCCGGTAAGGTGTATCTATACCGAAAGTGA
- a CDS encoding FAD-dependent oxidoreductase, translated as MAKKVVIIGAVALGPKVACRLRRLDPEAEITLVDRDDIISYGGCGIPYYVGGDINDIEDLCKTTSHAIRDKAFFESCKGLRVLTRVEARAILRREKQVLVCNLETGEENLLDYDKLVLATGARAVRPPFPGADLSRVFTVSDLHDAKTLKTLMSAGKVNKAVVVGAGAVGLEITEALTDLWGIETTLVEMEDQVLPTLLGKCIARVAAVELQRHGVELLLEAKVLAVSENEETGRLIVRTSRKSLEVDIVVLAAGVRPNTSLAREAGLALGASGGISVDRRLRTSDPSIYAGGDCVEIRNLISGENMLMALGSLANRQGRIIATNISGGQSHFRGTVGTFCLKLFELGISKAGLTYRQARETGFDPVYGVVSQADHAHFYPSSELMYISLLADRKSRKIIGIEAAGKNGDAVKSRVDTVAVLLGHGVDVDEICSLETGYAPPFASAMDVINNAGNALDNILAGGNRPIDAADFLYEFAHKPTRVIDIRGEKEAAPFKAKYGSRWLNFPQDQLRRRFIEIPKDEPFFLLCDTGPRSYEAQVFLTAQGITNTRNVQGGFAMIKVTDPNFI; from the coding sequence ATGGCGAAGAAAGTGGTGATCATCGGTGCGGTGGCTCTGGGCCCTAAGGTTGCCTGCAGATTGAGACGTCTTGATCCCGAGGCTGAGATCACCCTTGTCGACCGGGATGATATTATTTCCTATGGAGGATGCGGGATTCCGTACTATGTTGGCGGTGATATCAATGATATTGAAGATCTCTGCAAGACAACGTCGCATGCTATCAGGGATAAAGCCTTTTTTGAGAGCTGTAAAGGGCTGAGGGTTCTCACCAGGGTTGAGGCGAGGGCGATCTTGCGGCGGGAAAAACAGGTGCTCGTATGCAATTTGGAAACCGGCGAAGAAAATCTCCTTGATTATGACAAGTTGGTGCTGGCTACAGGGGCAAGAGCAGTTCGTCCGCCATTTCCCGGAGCTGATCTGTCGAGGGTCTTCACCGTATCAGATCTGCACGATGCCAAGACCTTGAAGACCTTGATGTCGGCAGGCAAGGTCAATAAGGCTGTCGTTGTCGGGGCGGGTGCAGTGGGCTTGGAAATTACCGAAGCACTGACTGATTTATGGGGCATTGAGACAACGCTCGTGGAAATGGAAGATCAGGTGTTGCCCACCCTGCTCGGTAAATGTATTGCCAGGGTGGCCGCCGTAGAGCTGCAGCGTCACGGTGTTGAGCTGCTCCTTGAAGCGAAGGTGCTGGCGGTTTCGGAAAACGAGGAGACTGGACGCTTGATAGTCAGGACCTCGAGGAAATCGTTAGAGGTTGACATTGTTGTTCTGGCTGCAGGTGTAAGGCCGAATACATCATTAGCGCGGGAGGCCGGATTGGCCCTGGGGGCTTCGGGAGGGATCAGCGTCGACCGGCGGTTGCGAACCAGCGATCCATCGATCTATGCCGGTGGCGATTGCGTGGAGATCCGCAACCTGATCAGTGGGGAAAACATGCTCATGGCCCTTGGATCGCTGGCCAATCGGCAGGGTCGGATTATCGCCACCAATATAAGCGGTGGGCAGAGCCATTTCAGGGGAACGGTTGGCACCTTCTGTTTAAAACTCTTTGAGTTGGGGATAAGCAAGGCAGGGCTCACCTATCGGCAGGCAAGGGAAACCGGCTTTGATCCGGTGTATGGCGTCGTATCCCAGGCCGATCATGCCCATTTTTACCCGAGTTCCGAGCTTATGTATATCTCTCTGCTTGCCGACCGAAAGTCACGGAAGATTATCGGTATCGAGGCTGCGGGGAAAAACGGTGATGCCGTGAAGTCGCGGGTGGATACCGTTGCCGTACTCCTCGGCCATGGTGTCGATGTCGATGAGATTTGCAGTCTGGAAACCGGATATGCCCCACCTTTTGCCTCGGCGATGGACGTGATCAATAACGCTGGTAATGCCCTCGACAATATCTTGGCCGGTGGCAATCGGCCGATCGATGCCGCTGATTTTCTTTACGAGTTCGCCCATAAGCCAACCCGGGTTATCGACATTCGAGGGGAGAAGGAGGCGGCGCCGTTCAAGGCGAAATACGGCTCCAGGTGGCTGAATTTCCCGCAGGATCAGCTGCGCCGCAGATTTATTGAAATACCAAAAGACGAGCCATTCTTCCTGCTTTGCGACACTGGGCCGAGATCCTACGAAGCCCAGGTGTTTTTGACCGCGCAGGGCATCACTAACACCCGCAACGTCCAAGGTGGCTTCGCCATGATCAAGGTCACCGACCCGAACTTCATCTGA